The following are encoded together in the Lathyrus oleraceus cultivar Zhongwan6 chromosome 3, CAAS_Psat_ZW6_1.0, whole genome shotgun sequence genome:
- the LOC127130241 gene encoding xyloglucan endotransglucosylase protein 1 has product MVSSYANNSVFLLLFLCLTFSTIAFGGNFNTDFNILFGDKRANIQDGGNCMTLTMDKYSGSGIGTQNEYLFGRFDMQIKLVPGNSAGTVTAYYLSSQGPHHDEIDMEFLGNLSGDPYILSTNFYANGDGGHEVQFYLLFDPTNDFHTYSIDWNPQRIIILVNNIPIRVIHNRQNIGVPFPTRQPMKLYTTLWNGDSWATRGGQVKIDWSKSPFTAGFRNFSANACMPSPSNNCLGFNGGEDKGLSGETRKKLKEIHSKLIFYDYCRDFIRFARCLPNECRNHLTDHPDEY; this is encoded by the exons ATGGTTTCTTCATATGCTAATAACTCTGTGTTTCTCTTACTTTTCTTATGCTTAACCTTTAGTACAATTGCATTTGGAGGAAATTTCAACACTGATTTTAACATTCTATTTGGAGATAAAAGGGCTAACATACAAGATGGTGGCAATTGTATGACACTTACAATGGATAAATATTCTGGCTCTGGCATTGGAACTCAAAATGAATATTTGTTTGGAAGATTTGATATGCAAATCAAACTTGTGCCAGGAAACTCTGCAGGCACTGTCACTGCATATTAT CTAAGTTCTCAAGGACCACACCATGATGAGATTGATATGGAATTTTTGGGTAACTTGTCTGGTGATCCATATATTCTCTCAACCAATTTTTATGCCAATGGTGATGGAGGTCATGAGGTACAATTCTATCTTTTGTTTGATCCCACAAACGACTTTCATACTTACTCTATTGATTGGAATCCTCAGCGCATAAT AATATTGGTAAATAACATACCCATAAGAGTGATACATAATAGACAAAACATTGGTGTTCCATTCCCAACAAGGCAACCAATGAAATTATACACAACACTATGGAATGGAGATTCATGGGCAACAAGAGGGGGACAAGTGAAAATTGATTGGTCAAAGTCTCCATTCACGGCTGGATTTAGAAACTTCAGTGCTAATGCGTGCATGCCTAGTCCATCAAATAATTGCTTAGGTTTCAATGGCGGAGAAGATAAAGGTCTTAGTGGTGAAACAAGGAAGAAGCTCAAAGAGATTCATTCAAAATTGATTTTTTATGACTATTGTCGTGATTTTATACGTTTTGCTCGTTGTCTTCCTAATGAATGTCGCAATCACTTAACAGATCACCCAGATGAATATTAG